A region of the Vanrija pseudolonga chromosome 2, complete sequence genome:
CGCTTCTCTCTGCACGCCCTCAGTGATACGGAGAGCCTCGTCTAATGCTTCGGCCTCAATAGCGCCCCCAGCAGCATCTTTGACGCCGGCGCTCGTGGCGCCGAGTTCCCACATCGCCGAGCTAAtttcctcggcgccaaccGTGCCCCCCGCAGTGAGCAGTGCGCCGAACGCGGGGTCGCTCGCGGCGTAAACGACGCGATCTTCGTCATTCCACGTCACgacgatgccgtcgaggatGGCGGTGCGTTCTGCGAGGCGATCCCGTTCTTCTGGGGCTagagctcggcgcgtcgaggacacgAGAGCAAGCTCGGCGTAGCTGTGGAATACTATGGCAAGCGGAGAAATGGGCACtgtctcggggtcgagctcggagGGAGAGTATGAACGCGCATCGGACGTCGAGGTagttggcgacgaggaaaCATGCGAGGTCgttgctggtgctgctggcgccgcaTTGGTAGCTAGCGTGTGGGCTGGGTTGCGGGAATGCGAGTGGGAATCTGGTTGGGAATCCGTGATCTCGAGTGCGACTCTCTCGAGGCtgatggtggcggcggcggcggggcgttTGGATTTGCTCCAGACGAGGCACTGTCAGACATTGCACAGACGCCGTGGTGTGTAGAGGAGCATTGAGAACGGGCGTGGTTGGTTGAGGccgagagggagagagagaggaagGATGAGGACAGGGTCCATGGGTGGCTCGTTTCATACTGCTCTGCTCTTTCCGTTTCCAAGCCGTGCGTGGCCTGTCCTTACTCGCTCGCGACCAACATGTTGGCAACCATCGTGGTGATCCGAGGCCACAAATACACTACTCTTCCCCACTTTATCTCCTCGTGCAGGTTGCACACGCCGAGTCGATAGCGTCGTCGTGATTCGGCGACAGCACGCAAACCATTATCAAGCATGCCAACCAGGTGGGGAGCAGAGCACGATTTACGTCCGAACGGAGGAAGAAGGACGCGCTTCTTTCGGCGTCACACTCATCATGTCTCCAAGAGCCCCCAAAGCTGGCCGGgggccacggccacgacaAGCAAGCAACAATGCCCGCCCGTGGGGGAATGCGTTGTCCGTCCAGGCCCAGGGTTGCACGCAACGCCCTGCTTCTCGTGGCTACCTCGCCTGTTGGAAACAGGACacgtgcggcggcgaggtgcaaCACATGCCGTGTGGAGCCGATAGGTGTGGATTGTTGTGGATTGCTGGAGAGCAAGCCCCCGATGATATCACTGCTCGTGCGCCGACCGATAGCGCACTTACTCGGCCTGGTCAGTCTCCACGGGGCCATCCCTGGCATTCGCGTCGGGGCTGCCGATTGCGCCAGCGGGAAACATGCCCCGGCACTGCACTTCACTGCACTGTGTGAGTGGGCCaaggtgggcggcgcgccgacgacaacagtGCTGCCTGGCGCCAGTATAGATTCGGCCGACGCTCCACAACTTTTTGGATGGACGCGTGCCACATGCCGCGtgcgtgggggtggggtgccTTTCCGACTCCCCGCCGGAGGTACCAGCCGTGACACTTGCTCGGTCTTTTGAATCCCCGCTAACCTAGGCTCTGCTTCCGGGGAATAATATACTTGCACCTGCATGGGGCGAGCGAAGCGCTCGTGCTGTACCTCGACCTGGGCGCAGCGGAAACAGCTCCAAGGTGCATGTGAAGAGACCTCGGTGTTTCTACATCCGCTCGCTATATGCTTGTTATCAGACGCAACGTGCCTCGCACATGTCCACTATCCCCACACAAAGGCCACGCGCCCACGCGTCGCACAACGGAATAAGACCCCGCACGGGGGGATACCTCGGCCCAACTGTCGGCCCAACTTAGAGTGGCTGGCCTCGTCCCTCGTCTTCCGCAAACTTGTCTTTGGTGTCGCTCGCGCCCTGGATCCCGTCTGTCTCGTCGGAACGCTCTGCTTCCGCTGCCTGTGCCTTGCGCTTGTCGCGCCGcaagaggaagaggatgagAGTGGTCCAGATGACTGGGATCCGTTAGTGCCGGCCACAGTACCTTGCGCGCCCCACTCCACACTCACTGAGCAAGATCTGGTAGATGATCGTTGCCGTCATTCCCTTGCGTGCGGCCGGGAAATCGCTATTAACTGTCAGCAGCTACCCCATGTCCCGATCGGCCATCGCTCCACCACGGATCCCTCCAACTCACGTCGTCTTCCAGTAGAAGTTGGGACCCACCGCCTGGACAACATATGCCAGGTCGTTGCCCATCGCCACGAGCAGAGCGCGCTTCTCGGTATCGTGCTGGTTAATTTCATTGATCCACGCCAGGATAAGCGGGCCAGcacccgacgccgccgaggtgagCCAGTAAAGGGCAAAGTGGGCTTCAATGTTCTCGTAGAGTGGGATGATGCGAAGCGGGAtggcgatgccgagctgTGGGTTGGGGTCAGCGGAGGGACTCCACCAAGACCTCGGCCCAAGAACCTACCAAGAAGAACGCGCCGATGTACATGAACGGCCAACGGCGTCCCTTTAGCGGTCCATCAGACAGCCAGGCATAGAACAGCGACACGACAATGAAGATACCAGTCGCAACGAGGGGCACTATGGGGGTTAGTGGGCTCCGCACCGTGAGTACCACTCTAGCACGCACAGTTGTTGATCTGGGGCACAGTATAGTGACGACCAGGGACTGGCGCAGGCTTCTTGTTGAAGCTCTTGAGGTAGTATCCCATGGGCTGCTGGATACCACCGTTGTTCCAGATGACATACTGGAGGGCTGAAGGCATTAGCTGGGCACCTCGGCTGCTGACAAGCGGCACCACTTCCAACTCACGCAGGATGTAGATGTGCCAAGTCGAGAACAGCTCCTTAATCCTAGCCCTggtccaaggccgacgacccgcACGTCCGATGCGCTTGAGACGAGCAATGGCAAGTTCGTTCTCCTCCTCTGTGAGCCACCActccttcttgtcctggAGCGGAAGACCAGGTAGGAAGAAGAAGCCGAACAGCGCGATGGGCAGCGTGATGATCGCGTCGATGATGAAGAGCCAACGCCAACCCGCGAGACCGTGTACGCCGCTGAGGTTCGTGTACGCTGCGGCCTGGAGGAAGCCCGAGAACATGGAGCCGAGGGAGCCGGCCAGCCAGAAGATCATGGCACGCTTGCCGATCTCGCGCGGCGTGTAccagccgccgaggaggtagtGGATGCCCGGGTAGAAGCCCGACTCGAACAGGCCCACCAAGAAGCGGAGGGCATACAGAGCTTTGTATGACTTGACGCCATACGAGCCCAGCGTGGCGATACCCCAGCCAAACTCCAGGGCGGGGATGACGTACCGCGGCGATACTCGCGTGAGCAGCAGGTTGGAGGGAATCTGGCCGATCACATAGCCCACGGTCCAGATCGACACCGCCGTGACGAGCTCGTTACCGTACATCCCTGTGGCGAGGGTTAGCGAGGCCGATCCAAGGGGAAAGTGGCGCGACCTCCACCCAACACCATCCACCATCCACCCGAAATCATCCTCCAACAACCTCTCCTCCTCTTTCCGCAACAACACCACGCCTCATGCACAGCTCCGCACTCACCCAGATCTTCTTGCATGCCTGAGAGAAAGGCATTGTTGATGTTCGATTGGTCAAGATTCTTCAAGAAGTAGCCCAGCGAAGCAAAGGTGAGGATcagcgcgtcgaccttgaAGAGCAGCCGGCGCTCATCCCTGGGGAGGTCGAATGTGTCCCAGATTCGGCCCTTCCAGGTCGGCTTGATCGCCTCGTGAAGGTCGACGGGCTTGCTGACGCTttcgacgtcgccgtcagACGCGGTCTCATGGCCGGGCTGGTATGCGAGTGTTTTTGTGGCCATGGCGGGCAGGCAGCTACGGGTGTGGGGATTGGTCTGGGCTCCGCCCCAGTCTCTTTATACAAGGCCTTAGCTTCGGCGATCGGTTCATGTTCGGAGCGTCTCGCGGCGGGTTCTCGACCGCGATAACCTGCGGTGCGTAGAGCTGCAGTCTCCCAAGCCCAGTCGCGTGCTGCTGTCGTCATTGTTGACGCCTTCGACGCTCCAGATGGCATTGGCGGTAGTGGGCCCTTTGTAAGCTTTTAATAAGGCAccatggcggcgggcgtgacTAGTAAGCTAGTCTGTTCCTCCaggccgcccagcgccgccacggaCATGtccgagcgagcgaggatGTGGGGAGATAAGCGGAGGGCGGTTGGCGGGACGCCACGCGCCGGCACAATGAGTGGCTCATGTTTCAGGGAAATGATGTGATTGCCTGTCTTGCCCATCGGCAagtggacggcggcgcggcgtcttACAGTCACAAACGCTATGTAGACGCGGCGCGAAACTACGACTTGGCGCCGCACGAATAGCATGGGCCCAATTGCCAAGAGAGCGCACACGACGGAATGCAGAGCGGACCGGCCTGACGCTTCGGCCACCGAGGTCACGAGGTGCTTCTGCAACCTCCGTCCATCCTTCGGCAGGGGACGACGGTCCCGGATAAGATAACGGAGTAGCGTGCACGACTCGAGTGGtggcgagcagagcgagAGCACGACGTCAGCAGagctcggccgtcgacgtcTGGGCGCGAGTACACGTGTCAGGCCGACACCCCCTGTGCGCAGATGAAGGTGCAGTGCCAAGAATACAAAtacgccgaggcggcagaATGCCCAGTCATGTCAAGTCATGTCATGGCCGGCGGTCTGTGTATGCGCACCGCTCTTTCTCCTTGTCTGCAGCCAAGCAGATGTCGGCCGGTCCAGGGACTATGAGCGTATGGACATGGACCCTGCACCCCAAGATCTCCCGTGCCATCGAAACCCTCGGGTCGAAACACAGCCAGCCAAGACCCGAAACACGTCCACCTGGACATGTCCGCTGGCTCAACATGGCCATCGAGGCTGGTCAATGCGTGCCATCCCACTGCCCAcactcctccctcctcgtcggcacaTCACTCCTCCCATCCATGCACATGCACATCACCCCTCCGACAAGCGCGTAAACTTTCCAGCGGCACCGTCCACTTCCACTCTGCAAGGAACGGAATGAGTCCTTCCGGAGCCATGACGCCATCGTTGGCTTTTCATCGCCATCAGCCATCACCAGAACCGGGAGTCAGCATCTCGTTCAAAGACCGTCGTGGCGCTCAGTTGCGGGGGAGGGCTTGGTCTTGGGCGCCGAATCGGTCCGTCTACGCGAGAGTCATATTGGCTTGGCATGGGAGGGGGCTCGGAGGGCCGGAGGCCGACCCGCCGACACCCATCGGGATGCCGGTCAACCTGGCCGACCCCACCGCCAGTCCAACTCCGCGCAATTGTGGTCACTTCCCGACAACACCACCCCTCTCAAAATGATACTTGACACATGTCAGCCCAGCAAGACTCTTCTGACGGCCAACAACTGATGGAGAACTCGCTAAACATAAGCCTGTCTGCCACCGTGTGCACTCTCCGCCGAGGCAGCT
Encoded here:
- the liz1_2 gene encoding Pantothenate transporter liz1 — protein: MATKTLAYQPGHETASDGDVESVSKPVDLHEAIKPTWKGRIWDTFDLPRDERRLLFKVDALILTFASLGYFLKNLDQSNINNAFLSGMQEDLGMYGNELVTAVSIWTVGYVIGQIPSNLLLTRVSPRYVIPALEFGWGIATLGSYGVKSYKALYALRFLVGLFESGFYPGIHYLLGGWYTPREIGKRAMIFWLAGSLGSMFSGFLQAAAYTNLSGVHGLAGWRWLFIIDAIITLPIALFGFFFLPGLPLQDKKEWWLTEEENELAIARLKRIGRAGRRPWTRARIKELFSTWHIYILPLQYVIWNNGGIQQPMGYYLKSFNKKPAPVPGRHYTVPQINNLPLVATGIFIVVSLFYAWLSDGPLKGRRWPFMYIGAFFLLGIAIPLRIIPLYENIEAHFALYWLTSAASGAGPLILAWINEINQHDTEKRALLVAMGNDLAYVVQAVGPNFYWKTT